The Archocentrus centrarchus isolate MPI-CPG fArcCen1 chromosome 7, fArcCen1, whole genome shotgun sequence genome window below encodes:
- the LOC115783128 gene encoding glycerol-3-phosphate dehydrogenase [NAD(+)], cytoplasmic isoform X1, translating into MAAPKKVCIVGSGNWGSAIAKIVGANAAQNSKFDNTVKMWVFEEIVNGRKLTEIINSDHENVKYLPGHKLPANVLAVPDLVEASSEADILVFVIPHQFVGKVCDTIKGKIKSDALGISLIKGVDEGPDGLKLISDVIQEKLGITMSVLMGANIANEVADEKFCETTIGCKNKNHGTLLKELMQTSNFRVTVVEEYDVVEICGALKNIVAVGAGFCDGLGFGDNTKAAVIRLGLMEMIAFARIFCKEGPVSSATFLESCGVADLITTCYGGRNRKVAEAFVRTGKSIEELEKEMLNGQKLQGPATAAEVYLILKHKNLIDKFPLFNAVYQICYEGHPVTEFISCLQNHPEHM; encoded by the exons ATGGCAGCTCCGAAGAAAGTCTGCATCGTGGGTTCTGGAAACTG GGGCTCAGCCATTGCCAAAATCGTGGGTGCCAATGCTGCTCAGAACTCCAAATTTGACAATACTGTAAAAATGTGGGTGTTTGAGGAGATTGTGAATGGGCGCAAACTCACTGAAATAATCAACTCAGATCACGAAAACGTCAAGTACCTTCCTGGACACAAGCTACCAGCAAATGTG CTGGCTGTGCCGGACTTGGTGGAAGCATCCAGTGAGGCagacattttggtgtttgtgatcCCGCACCAGTTTGTGGGGAAAGTATGTGACACTATCAAAGGCAAGATAAAGAGCGACGCACTGGGAATATCCCTCATCAAg GGTGTAGACGAGGGGCCAGATGGACTCAAACTCATCTCCGATGTGATCCAGGAGAAGCTCGGTATCACCATGAGCGTCCTGATGGGTGCAAACATCGCCAATGAGGTTGCTGATGAGAAGTTTTGCGAGACAACCATTG gcTGTAAGAATAAAAATCACGGTACTCTCCTGAAGGAGCTCATGCAGACCAGCAACTTCCGAGTTACTGTAGTGGAGGAGTACGACGTGGTGGAAATCTGTGGAGCCCTGAAG AACATCGTTGCGGTCGGTGCTGGTTTCTGTGACGGTCTGGGCTTCGGGGACAACACAAAGGCAGCAGTGATCAGGCTGGGCCTGATGGAGATGATTGCCTTCGCCCGTATTTTCTGCAAAGAAGGGCCCGTGTCCTCAGCAACCTTCCTTGAAAGCTGTGGTGTGGCTGACCTCATCACAACCTGCTACGGCGGCCGTAACCGTAAAGTTGCTGAAGCTTTTGTGAGAACGGGGAAG TCGATTGAGGAACTGGAGAAAGAGATGCTGAACGGTCAGAAGCTGCAGGgaccagcaacagcagctgaggTTTATCTCATCCTCAAGCACAAAAACCTGATTGACAA GTTTCCCCTGTTCAATGCAGTGTATCAGATCTGCTACGAGGGCCATCCAGTCACAGAGTTCATAAGCTGTTTGCAAAACCATCCGGAGCACAtgtaa
- the LOC115783128 gene encoding glycerol-3-phosphate dehydrogenase [NAD(+)], cytoplasmic isoform X2, with protein MWVFEEIVNGRKLTEIINSDHENVKYLPGHKLPANVLAVPDLVEASSEADILVFVIPHQFVGKVCDTIKGKIKSDALGISLIKGVDEGPDGLKLISDVIQEKLGITMSVLMGANIANEVADEKFCETTIGCKNKNHGTLLKELMQTSNFRVTVVEEYDVVEICGALKNIVAVGAGFCDGLGFGDNTKAAVIRLGLMEMIAFARIFCKEGPVSSATFLESCGVADLITTCYGGRNRKVAEAFVRTGKSIEELEKEMLNGQKLQGPATAAEVYLILKHKNLIDKFPLFNAVYQICYEGHPVTEFISCLQNHPEHM; from the exons ATGTGGGTGTTTGAGGAGATTGTGAATGGGCGCAAACTCACTGAAATAATCAACTCAGATCACGAAAACGTCAAGTACCTTCCTGGACACAAGCTACCAGCAAATGTG CTGGCTGTGCCGGACTTGGTGGAAGCATCCAGTGAGGCagacattttggtgtttgtgatcCCGCACCAGTTTGTGGGGAAAGTATGTGACACTATCAAAGGCAAGATAAAGAGCGACGCACTGGGAATATCCCTCATCAAg GGTGTAGACGAGGGGCCAGATGGACTCAAACTCATCTCCGATGTGATCCAGGAGAAGCTCGGTATCACCATGAGCGTCCTGATGGGTGCAAACATCGCCAATGAGGTTGCTGATGAGAAGTTTTGCGAGACAACCATTG gcTGTAAGAATAAAAATCACGGTACTCTCCTGAAGGAGCTCATGCAGACCAGCAACTTCCGAGTTACTGTAGTGGAGGAGTACGACGTGGTGGAAATCTGTGGAGCCCTGAAG AACATCGTTGCGGTCGGTGCTGGTTTCTGTGACGGTCTGGGCTTCGGGGACAACACAAAGGCAGCAGTGATCAGGCTGGGCCTGATGGAGATGATTGCCTTCGCCCGTATTTTCTGCAAAGAAGGGCCCGTGTCCTCAGCAACCTTCCTTGAAAGCTGTGGTGTGGCTGACCTCATCACAACCTGCTACGGCGGCCGTAACCGTAAAGTTGCTGAAGCTTTTGTGAGAACGGGGAAG TCGATTGAGGAACTGGAGAAAGAGATGCTGAACGGTCAGAAGCTGCAGGgaccagcaacagcagctgaggTTTATCTCATCCTCAAGCACAAAAACCTGATTGACAA GTTTCCCCTGTTCAATGCAGTGTATCAGATCTGCTACGAGGGCCATCCAGTCACAGAGTTCATAAGCTGTTTGCAAAACCATCCGGAGCACAtgtaa
- the g6pd gene encoding glucose-6-phosphate 1-dehydrogenase isoform X2, producing the protein MNLPLSRSEVFGELRKELHEDEEFHQSDVHVFIIMGASGDLAKKKIYPTLWWLFRDGLLPEQTYFVGFARSNLSVDALRTACMPYLKVTGTEAERLSAFFGRNTYISGKYADGDSFAKLNAHIDSLPGGPGANRLFYLALPPTVYHDVTKNIKHHCMSMKGWNRVIVEKPFGHDLQSSEELSTHLSSLFTEDQIYRIDHYLGKEMVQNLMVLRFGNRIFGPIWNRDSVACVVLTFKEPFGTQGRGGYFDDFGIIRDVMQNHLLQMLSLVAMEKPASTSSDDVRDEKVKVLKCIAPLSMSDVVLGQYVGDPEGEGDAKLSYLDDPTVPKGSTQATFATAVLYVHNERWDGVPFILRCGKALNERKAEVRLQFTDVPGDIFGNQCRRNELVVRVQPNEAVYAKMMSKKPGVYFHPEETELDLTYKSRYKDVKLPDAYERLILDVFCGSQMHFVRSDELREAWRIFTPLLHQIEKEKPKPIPYKYGSRGPQEADDLVQRVGFRYEGTYKWVNPHRL; encoded by the exons atgaacctccctctctctcgctctgagGTTTTTGGGGAACTGAGGAAGGAGCTGCACGAAGATGAAGAGTTTCATCAGTCTGACGTTCATGTCTTCATCATCATGGGAGCATCG GGTGATCTGGCTAAGAAAAAAATCTACCCAACTTTATG GTGGTTGTTCAGAGACGGCCTCCTACCTGAGCAGACGTACTTTGTTGGATTTGCTCGCTCTAATCTGTCAGTTGATGCCCTCCGGACTGCTTGCATGCCATACCTGAAG GTGACAGGCACAGAAGCAGAGCGGTTGTCGGCCTTCTTCGGCAGGAACACGTACATCAGTGGGAAATATGCAGATGGGGATTCCTTCGCCAAACTCAATGCACACATCGACTCTCTTccaggaggccccggggcaaaCCGGCTCTTCTACCTGGCCCTGCCACCCACCGTCTACCATGATGTTACCAAGAACATCAAGCACCACTGCATGAGCATGAA GGGCTGGAACAGGGTGATTGTAGAGAAGCCATTTGGTCATGACCTTCAGAGCTCTGAGGAGCTGTCCACTCACCTGTCATCCCTGTTCACTGAAGACCAGATCTATCGCATAGATCACTATCTGGGCAAAGAAATGGTGCAAAACCTCATGGTGCTCAG GTTTGGAAACCGAATTTTTGGGCCGATCTGGAACAGGGACAGTGTGGCCTGTGTTGTTCTCACCTTTAAGGAACCCTTTGGTACTCAAGGACGAGGAGGCTATTTTGATGACTTTGGCATCATCCG AGATGTCATGCAGAACCACTTGCTGCAGATGCTCTCCCTCGTTGCCATGGAGAAACCAGCTTCCACCAGCTCTGATGATGTCAGGGATGAAAAG gtgaagGTGCTGAAGTGTATCGCTCCACTGTCCATGTCGGATGTGGTGCTGGGTCAGTACGTGGGGGATCCTGAGGGTGAAGGAGATGCCAAACTGAGTTATCTGGATGATCCTACAGTACCCAAAGGATCGACTCAGGCCACCTTCGCCACCGCTGTGCTGTATGTGCACAACGAACGCTGGGATG GTGTTCCTTTCATCCTTCGCTGTGGAAAAGCACTGAATGAGAGAAAAGCCGAGGTGCGGCTACAGTTCACCGACGTCCCCGGAGACATTTTTGGAAATCAGTGTCGCAGGAATGAGCTGGTTGTGCGCGTGCAGCCCAACGAGGCTGTCTATGCCAAGATGATGAGCAAGAAACCTGGTGTGTACTTCCACCCTGAAGAAACAGAGCTGGATCTCACCTACAAGAGCAGATACAAG GACGTAAAGCTTCCAGATGCTTATGAACGTCTGATCCTGGATGTCTTCTGCGGGAGCCAGATGCATTTTGTACGCAG TGATGAACTAAGAGAAGCATGGAGGATCTTCACCCCTCTCCTTCATCAAATAGAAAAGGAGAAGCCCAAGCCTATTCCGTACAAATATGGaag CCGTGGCCCTCAAGAAGCAGATGACCTCGTACAGAGAGTTGGATTTCGTTACGAAGGCACTTACAAATGGGTGAACCCTCACAGACTTTGA
- the g6pd gene encoding glucose-6-phosphate 1-dehydrogenase isoform X1 yields MMGSRASAERRPQTHNQSDKELSSAATEKKMNLPLSRSEVFGELRKELHEDEEFHQSDVHVFIIMGASGDLAKKKIYPTLWWLFRDGLLPEQTYFVGFARSNLSVDALRTACMPYLKVTGTEAERLSAFFGRNTYISGKYADGDSFAKLNAHIDSLPGGPGANRLFYLALPPTVYHDVTKNIKHHCMSMKGWNRVIVEKPFGHDLQSSEELSTHLSSLFTEDQIYRIDHYLGKEMVQNLMVLRFGNRIFGPIWNRDSVACVVLTFKEPFGTQGRGGYFDDFGIIRDVMQNHLLQMLSLVAMEKPASTSSDDVRDEKVKVLKCIAPLSMSDVVLGQYVGDPEGEGDAKLSYLDDPTVPKGSTQATFATAVLYVHNERWDGVPFILRCGKALNERKAEVRLQFTDVPGDIFGNQCRRNELVVRVQPNEAVYAKMMSKKPGVYFHPEETELDLTYKSRYKDVKLPDAYERLILDVFCGSQMHFVRSDELREAWRIFTPLLHQIEKEKPKPIPYKYGSRGPQEADDLVQRVGFRYEGTYKWVNPHRL; encoded by the exons ATGATGGGATCTCGAGCGAGCGCTG AGAGACGACCCCAAACACACAATCAGAGTGACAAAGAACTGTCTTCAGCTGCAACAGAGA agaaaatgaacctccctctctctcgctctgagGTTTTTGGGGAACTGAGGAAGGAGCTGCACGAAGATGAAGAGTTTCATCAGTCTGACGTTCATGTCTTCATCATCATGGGAGCATCG GGTGATCTGGCTAAGAAAAAAATCTACCCAACTTTATG GTGGTTGTTCAGAGACGGCCTCCTACCTGAGCAGACGTACTTTGTTGGATTTGCTCGCTCTAATCTGTCAGTTGATGCCCTCCGGACTGCTTGCATGCCATACCTGAAG GTGACAGGCACAGAAGCAGAGCGGTTGTCGGCCTTCTTCGGCAGGAACACGTACATCAGTGGGAAATATGCAGATGGGGATTCCTTCGCCAAACTCAATGCACACATCGACTCTCTTccaggaggccccggggcaaaCCGGCTCTTCTACCTGGCCCTGCCACCCACCGTCTACCATGATGTTACCAAGAACATCAAGCACCACTGCATGAGCATGAA GGGCTGGAACAGGGTGATTGTAGAGAAGCCATTTGGTCATGACCTTCAGAGCTCTGAGGAGCTGTCCACTCACCTGTCATCCCTGTTCACTGAAGACCAGATCTATCGCATAGATCACTATCTGGGCAAAGAAATGGTGCAAAACCTCATGGTGCTCAG GTTTGGAAACCGAATTTTTGGGCCGATCTGGAACAGGGACAGTGTGGCCTGTGTTGTTCTCACCTTTAAGGAACCCTTTGGTACTCAAGGACGAGGAGGCTATTTTGATGACTTTGGCATCATCCG AGATGTCATGCAGAACCACTTGCTGCAGATGCTCTCCCTCGTTGCCATGGAGAAACCAGCTTCCACCAGCTCTGATGATGTCAGGGATGAAAAG gtgaagGTGCTGAAGTGTATCGCTCCACTGTCCATGTCGGATGTGGTGCTGGGTCAGTACGTGGGGGATCCTGAGGGTGAAGGAGATGCCAAACTGAGTTATCTGGATGATCCTACAGTACCCAAAGGATCGACTCAGGCCACCTTCGCCACCGCTGTGCTGTATGTGCACAACGAACGCTGGGATG GTGTTCCTTTCATCCTTCGCTGTGGAAAAGCACTGAATGAGAGAAAAGCCGAGGTGCGGCTACAGTTCACCGACGTCCCCGGAGACATTTTTGGAAATCAGTGTCGCAGGAATGAGCTGGTTGTGCGCGTGCAGCCCAACGAGGCTGTCTATGCCAAGATGATGAGCAAGAAACCTGGTGTGTACTTCCACCCTGAAGAAACAGAGCTGGATCTCACCTACAAGAGCAGATACAAG GACGTAAAGCTTCCAGATGCTTATGAACGTCTGATCCTGGATGTCTTCTGCGGGAGCCAGATGCATTTTGTACGCAG TGATGAACTAAGAGAAGCATGGAGGATCTTCACCCCTCTCCTTCATCAAATAGAAAAGGAGAAGCCCAAGCCTATTCCGTACAAATATGGaag CCGTGGCCCTCAAGAAGCAGATGACCTCGTACAGAGAGTTGGATTTCGTTACGAAGGCACTTACAAATGGGTGAACCCTCACAGACTTTGA